A DNA window from Vagococcus penaei contains the following coding sequences:
- a CDS encoding helix-turn-helix domain-containing protein, producing MIQQELADKANLSLPFISFIENGKRIPSLESFIVILEVFDMSLSEFFLPYSQDSDDEELLELLVLLQKSPHKDEYIGLFLEMLKLS from the coding sequence ATGATTCAGCAAGAGTTAGCTGACAAAGCAAATTTAAGTTTACCGTTTATAAGTTTTATTGAGAATGGGAAAAGAATCCCGTCTTTAGAATCTTTTATTGTTATACTAGAAGTATTTGATATGTCGCTAAGTGAGTTTTTCTTACCTTACTCTCAAGATAGTGATGATGAGGAATTGTTAGAGTTATTGGTGTTATTACAGAAGTCGCCTCATAAAGATGAGTATATTGGGTTGTTTTTAGAAATGTTGAAGTTGTCATAG
- a CDS encoding amidohydrolase, with protein MLLLKNCRLETVFERFNQQVVQTKTETFDVLIEDGIIRHIAKEIQSASGMTVVEGSGQLLLPAMREMHIHIDKTYFGDRWQAPRPMTKGIFTRFEEESELLPRQLATASDRAHAVVQHYIKNGHRHIRSHCNVDPYIGTKHIEITREVLDSYHNQLTYDIVAFPQHGLLRSNVLPLMKQAMTMGATHVGGVDPSTVDKHVDNSLSAIFDLAVEFDAGVDVHLHNRDTLGAYEFRKMMDYTHQTGKEGQVTISHAMALGDLTGEALIKTMVGLVQAGIDVTTTIPLGLDRQTMPVFELTNHNVGVSLGHDSLIDHWSPFGTGSTIEKMNTLAERFGISDEYRLSRIWRYATNHLMPLDDSGERVWPKVGDRADMILVDAITSAHAIARKRPITKTILNGQLVFEATERIEVGE; from the coding sequence ATGTTACTCTTGAAAAATTGTCGGCTAGAAACTGTCTTCGAACGGTTCAATCAGCAGGTTGTCCAGACTAAGACGGAAACATTTGATGTACTGATTGAAGATGGCATCATCCGTCACATTGCGAAAGAGATTCAATCAGCAAGTGGGATGACAGTTGTTGAAGGTAGTGGACAGTTGCTACTACCTGCTATGCGCGAGATGCATATTCATATTGATAAAACGTATTTTGGCGATAGATGGCAGGCACCACGTCCAATGACTAAAGGAATCTTTACACGCTTTGAAGAAGAAAGTGAATTATTACCGCGTCAACTAGCGACGGCTAGTGACCGAGCACATGCAGTTGTGCAACATTATATCAAAAATGGTCATCGTCATATTAGAAGTCATTGTAACGTTGATCCGTATATCGGGACAAAACACATTGAAATAACTCGTGAAGTTCTCGATTCCTATCACAATCAACTGACCTATGATATTGTGGCTTTTCCGCAACATGGATTGCTTCGTTCCAATGTTTTACCATTAATGAAACAGGCAATGACGATGGGTGCTACGCATGTTGGGGGAGTTGACCCATCAACTGTGGATAAACATGTGGATAACTCTTTATCGGCGATTTTTGATTTGGCTGTCGAGTTTGATGCAGGCGTGGATGTTCATCTCCATAATAGAGACACGCTCGGTGCCTATGAATTTAGGAAGATGATGGATTACACGCATCAAACGGGTAAAGAAGGGCAAGTGACGATTAGTCACGCTATGGCCTTAGGAGATTTGACTGGCGAAGCATTGATAAAAACAATGGTAGGATTGGTTCAAGCTGGGATTGATGTGACTACAACAATTCCTTTAGGCCTTGACCGTCAAACCATGCCAGTATTCGAGTTGACTAATCACAATGTCGGAGTATCACTTGGTCACGATAGTCTAATTGATCATTGGTCGCCATTTGGGACAGGGAGTACAATTGAGAAAATGAATACGTTAGCGGAACGCTTTGGTATTAGTGATGAGTACCGTTTAAGTCGTATTTGGCGTTATGCCACGAATCACCTGATGCCATTAGATGATTCTGGTGAACGGGTTTGGCCAAAAGTTGGTGACCGGGCAGATATGATTTTAGTTGATGCAATAACATCAGCACACGCGATTGCGCGTAAAAGACCAATAACCAAAACGATTTTAAATGGGCAACTAGTCTTTGAAGCAACTGAAAGAATCGAGGTGGGTGAGTAA
- a CDS encoding helix-turn-helix transcriptional regulator: MNGQARIVDILLRLLNGECLTKAELMGDYQKQDSTIQRDMAIIEDALQSHLELSSSSLGILNRENKGQYYLEQEKVSTELTDTELLAIVKILCSVRIFNKEESDQIIEKLVTLADDPKQIQESIKNERFYYQGIIDEGLLARIEFVQDAIVNRRKIEFSYTKNNTTVTFQRIPTAIYFADLYFFMLSASHTAQDDVDLSMLNKFRINNMVNPKIISSHNKTQYRDKFEAGILRNQTVLPFLGNPTTIVLDFYYDPAYVLDRFPESKIIQVNEDGSVRIKIKGNDGYGVKMWALGQGDMVKVIAPQELKDYITQNMLRTLKYYDIDLKED; the protein is encoded by the coding sequence ATGAATGGACAAGCCAGAATCGTTGATATTTTACTTCGTTTATTAAATGGTGAGTGCCTAACTAAAGCAGAGTTAATGGGAGATTATCAAAAACAAGATAGTACGATTCAACGTGATATGGCGATTATCGAAGATGCTCTACAAAGCCATCTGGAACTATCATCCAGTTCTCTCGGAATCTTAAATCGGGAAAATAAAGGACAATACTATTTAGAGCAGGAAAAAGTTTCAACCGAGTTAACCGATACAGAATTATTAGCAATTGTTAAAATTCTTTGTTCGGTAAGAATTTTTAATAAGGAAGAAAGTGACCAAATTATTGAAAAACTTGTGACGCTTGCAGATGATCCTAAACAAATTCAGGAATCTATAAAAAATGAACGATTTTATTATCAAGGAATTATTGATGAGGGATTATTGGCGCGGATTGAATTTGTTCAAGATGCGATTGTTAATCGGCGAAAAATTGAGTTTAGCTATACAAAAAACAATACAACTGTGACGTTTCAACGTATCCCGACAGCAATTTATTTTGCGGATTTGTATTTTTTTATGCTTTCGGCTTCGCACACTGCACAAGACGATGTCGATTTAAGCATGTTAAATAAGTTTAGAATTAATAATATGGTCAATCCTAAAATCATTTCATCGCATAATAAAACGCAATACCGTGATAAATTTGAAGCAGGTATTTTAAGAAACCAGACAGTTTTACCATTTTTAGGGAATCCAACGACGATTGTTCTAGATTTTTATTATGATCCAGCTTATGTGCTAGATCGTTTTCCAGAATCAAAAATAATTCAAGTCAATGAGGATGGAAGTGTCCGAATAAAAATTAAGGGGAATGATGGGTATGGTGTTAAAATGTGGGCTTTAGGTCAAGGAGACATGGTAAAAGTGATTGCCCCACAGGAACTAAAGGATTATATTACTCAAAACATGTTGCGAACACTTAAATATTATGACATTGACTTGAAAGAGGATTGA
- a CDS encoding DUF4767 domain-containing protein, with product MKKSYVIMSLASLVILSACQRTQQVTQTSATSTQSQTKKHMNQTSQSTPNQTIASTSVTSEAKQADLWNEAKATKLQRFMVDWGNDMGQTYKEYTPDHSVNYYGIQLPERLINGDVPLLVDKQTVPVQWSETGNDGTGYQLVAVYADVETANGPDLHCYLFTIYNGQPVVLIGQHKGYYQYGTLDTKETENVTLKAGFAQIVDQQRQTTNKTKETKEISINKLTYEEAKSLVSKEIMPFDDNPGHLVTETPDYPFTKGGHAIELMNGGMILRQLTGARGFEEYTLTPNADGTVRIVWETSTINQNQRVGVAVAKDVTVKR from the coding sequence GTGAAAAAAAGTTACGTTATAATGAGTTTAGCCAGTTTAGTTATTTTATCTGCTTGTCAGAGGACGCAACAGGTAACGCAGACATCAGCTACTAGCACCCAATCACAAACCAAAAAACATATGAATCAAACTAGCCAGAGCACTCCAAATCAAACAATAGCAAGTACGTCGGTTACGTCTGAAGCAAAGCAAGCAGATTTGTGGAATGAGGCAAAAGCAACTAAGCTACAGCGATTCATGGTCGATTGGGGAAATGATATGGGCCAAACATACAAAGAGTATACCCCAGATCATAGTGTGAATTATTATGGGATTCAATTACCTGAACGTTTAATAAATGGCGACGTTCCACTATTAGTGGATAAGCAAACTGTACCTGTTCAGTGGTCGGAAACAGGAAATGATGGGACTGGTTATCAATTAGTCGCAGTGTATGCAGATGTTGAAACAGCTAATGGACCTGACCTCCATTGCTATTTGTTTACGATATATAATGGGCAACCGGTAGTACTAATTGGCCAACATAAAGGTTACTATCAATATGGTACGTTGGATACGAAAGAAACTGAAAATGTGACATTAAAAGCCGGATTTGCACAGATAGTCGATCAACAACGCCAGACAACGAATAAAACCAAAGAAACTAAAGAAATATCCATCAATAAACTGACATATGAAGAAGCAAAAAGCCTAGTCTCAAAAGAAATTATGCCGTTTGATGACAATCCTGGTCATTTGGTAACCGAAACTCCTGACTACCCATTTACTAAAGGTGGTCATGCTATTGAGTTAATGAATGGGGGCATGATTTTACGCCAACTTACTGGTGCAAGAGGTTTTGAAGAATATACTTTGACACCTAATGCCGATGGGACAGTCCGTATTGTCTGGGAAACGTCAACAATTAATCAAAACCAACGAGTAGGTGTTGCTGTTGCGAAAGATGTGACGGTTAAACGATAA
- the guaA gene encoding glutamine-hydrolyzing GMP synthase translates to MTNVTDFTDLEKIIVLDFGSQYNQLITRRIREFGVFSELMSHKITAAEIKEIAPKGIIFSGGPNSVYDEGSFSIDPEIFELGIPILGICYGMQLMTYKLGGVVSSADSKEYGKAMLDVTSKQTELFKDLPEHQQVWMSHGDLVTEVPEGFDVVATSPNCPISAMENIEKQMYAVQFHPEVRHSEHGNDVLRRFAFDVCHCAGDWSMESFIDIEINKIRQQVGDKKVLLALSGGVDSSVVGVLLQKAIGDQLTCIFVDHGLLRKGEAEQVMESLGGKFGLNIIKVDAQKRFLDKLAGVSDPEQKRKIIGNEFIYLFDDEAAKLDGIEFLAQGTLYTDVIESGTDTAEVIKSHHNVGGLPEDMAFTLIEPLNTLFKDEVRALGTELGMPDSIVWRQPFPGPGLGIRVLGEISEEKLEIVRESDAILREEIANAGLDRDIWQYFTVLPGIRSVGVMGDGRTYDYTVGIRAITSIDGMTADFARIDWDLLQKISVRIVNEVAHVNRIVYDITSKPPATVEWE, encoded by the coding sequence TTGACCAACGTAACAGATTTTACAGACTTGGAAAAAATCATTGTGCTTGATTTTGGTAGTCAATACAACCAATTAATCACACGTCGTATCCGAGAATTTGGCGTTTTCTCAGAATTAATGAGCCACAAAATCACAGCAGCAGAAATCAAAGAAATCGCACCTAAAGGAATTATCTTCTCAGGTGGACCAAACAGTGTCTATGATGAAGGTAGCTTTTCAATTGATCCTGAAATTTTTGAATTAGGGATTCCAATTTTAGGTATTTGCTACGGCATGCAACTAATGACTTATAAATTAGGTGGCGTGGTATCAAGCGCTGACAGTAAAGAATACGGTAAAGCGATGCTTGATGTTACCTCAAAACAAACAGAATTATTCAAAGACTTACCTGAACACCAACAAGTTTGGATGAGCCATGGTGACCTAGTCACTGAAGTCCCTGAAGGTTTTGACGTTGTTGCAACAAGCCCTAACTGTCCAATTTCAGCAATGGAAAACATCGAAAAACAAATGTACGCAGTTCAATTCCACCCAGAAGTTCGTCATTCTGAACACGGTAATGACGTTTTACGTCGCTTTGCTTTTGATGTCTGTCACTGTGCTGGTGATTGGTCAATGGAAAGTTTTATCGACATTGAAATCAATAAAATCCGTCAACAAGTTGGCGACAAAAAAGTATTACTTGCCTTATCTGGCGGTGTAGACTCAAGTGTTGTTGGGGTCTTACTACAAAAAGCTATTGGCGATCAATTAACTTGTATCTTTGTTGACCACGGCTTATTACGTAAAGGCGAAGCTGAACAAGTAATGGAAAGTTTAGGTGGAAAATTCGGCTTAAACATCATCAAAGTCGACGCTCAAAAACGTTTCTTAGATAAATTAGCTGGCGTTTCTGATCCAGAACAAAAACGCAAAATCATCGGTAACGAATTTATTTACCTATTTGATGATGAGGCTGCGAAACTTGATGGCATCGAATTCCTTGCTCAAGGAACACTTTACACAGACGTTATCGAAAGTGGAACAGACACAGCTGAAGTGATTAAGTCACATCACAACGTTGGTGGTCTACCAGAAGACATGGCATTCACTTTAATCGAGCCATTAAATACTTTATTTAAAGATGAAGTTCGTGCCTTAGGAACAGAATTAGGCATGCCTGACTCAATCGTTTGGCGTCAACCATTCCCTGGACCTGGTTTAGGTATCCGTGTCCTAGGTGAAATCTCTGAAGAAAAATTAGAAATCGTACGTGAAAGTGATGCGATTTTACGCGAAGAAATTGCGAACGCTGGTCTTGACCGTGATATCTGGCAATACTTTACTGTCCTACCGGGTATCCGTTCTGTTGGTGTTATGGGAGATGGTCGTACGTATGACTACACAGTTGGTATCCGTGCTATCACATCAATTGATGGGATGACTGCTGACTTCGCTCGTATTGATTGGGACTTATTACAAAAAATCTCAGTTCGTATCGTAAACGAAGTGGCTCACGTTAACCGTATCGTGTATGATATTACAAGTAAACCACCTGCTACTGTGGAGTGGGAGTAA
- a CDS encoding DUF2785 domain-containing protein: MEQIGSEEPTIRDNLVFTLLGRGLSEGALTQEQFAYVSTQSMAKDLIRYRLDTKLPATLTRSFTALLNGFIVQVDGSEQSPYHHLLMPEVRDYFWLSASQYLYQETDRTGYSPQYGWVHAFAHAGDYLSKVVGHDLFNQSFMPDVLDSLTFVITSSRQPFTDGKGRRLAQALVTGLIQEKLTQEQLAQWIQSHYFALEELSDFYQLALFEDMLAYVYFHTLDTLVLTDDLQTALLGYLKKY; encoded by the coding sequence ATGGAACAGATTGGGTCAGAAGAACCGACGATTCGTGACAATTTAGTTTTTACGTTATTAGGACGGGGGTTATCTGAAGGCGCTTTAACCCAGGAACAATTTGCTTATGTATCCACACAAAGTATGGCCAAAGATTTGATTCGTTACCGCTTGGATACCAAACTACCAGCAACGTTGACAAGGAGTTTTACTGCGTTACTAAATGGCTTCATCGTTCAAGTAGACGGATCGGAGCAGTCACCCTATCACCATCTGCTAATGCCAGAGGTACGTGATTATTTTTGGCTATCTGCTAGTCAATACCTTTATCAAGAAACCGATAGAACGGGGTACTCTCCTCAATATGGGTGGGTTCATGCATTTGCTCACGCTGGTGATTATTTAAGTAAAGTAGTAGGACATGATTTATTTAATCAGTCATTCATGCCTGACGTACTTGATAGTTTGACGTTCGTTATAACAAGTAGTCGCCAACCATTTACTGATGGGAAAGGTCGTCGCTTAGCTCAGGCACTTGTAACAGGGTTAATTCAAGAAAAACTTACACAAGAGCAGTTGGCTCAGTGGATACAATCACACTATTTTGCGCTGGAAGAACTGTCAGATTTTTATCAATTGGCTTTGTTTGAAGATATGCTGGCTTATGTTTATTTTCATACGTTAGATACGCTTGTATTAACGGATGATTTACAAACGGCATTATTAGGCTATCTTAAAAAGTATTGA
- a CDS encoding amidohydrolase family protein yields MKQQRLDNVAFELAHERDEFGLMQPVTDLFSIVIDSQGKVTSIQLMAEQRSLDFTGEVHDLQGALATPTLKDMHNHLDKTYMTLGWRASLPVNNLKERLAAEATELPLLAASTKERAGQMIDTLMHRGVSHIRTHVNIDPYIGLKNLEGVLAAIESYRDVMTFDIVAFPQHGLLRDGMPELMREALRSGATMVGGLDPGGIDFAVERSLDTIMDLATAFDVDVDIHLHDRGRLGTYTYVTWLDLVEENKYQGRSAISHGFALGDVSLAEQNELIKRMFEQQVTLMSTIPIGQKKALPPIDKLRAANANVFLGCDGFFDSWSSYVSSDLLGKAANFCQLTGKMTEVDISRTIDLVTGGCKVYQDNQEPWLKVGEKANLLLTESTSTAELIARQPQKRTVILNGQWVKPVIKSY; encoded by the coding sequence ATGAAGCAACAACGATTAGATAATGTTGCCTTTGAATTAGCACATGAACGTGATGAATTTGGTTTGATGCAGCCTGTAACTGATTTATTTTCAATTGTCATTGATAGCCAAGGAAAAGTGACATCGATTCAGTTAATGGCAGAGCAACGGTCTTTAGATTTTACTGGTGAAGTGCACGATTTACAAGGAGCTTTGGCGACACCGACGTTAAAAGATATGCATAATCATTTGGATAAAACATATATGACATTAGGGTGGCGTGCTAGTTTGCCCGTTAATAATTTGAAAGAACGTTTAGCAGCTGAAGCGACGGAGTTACCCCTGTTAGCAGCCTCTACTAAAGAACGTGCCGGTCAGATGATTGATACTTTGATGCATCGTGGCGTTAGTCACATTCGGACACATGTGAATATAGATCCATATATTGGTTTGAAGAATCTAGAGGGTGTGTTAGCTGCAATTGAGTCTTACCGAGACGTTATGACATTTGATATTGTGGCTTTTCCACAACATGGCTTATTGCGAGATGGGATGCCGGAATTAATGCGAGAGGCTTTACGTTCTGGTGCGACAATGGTCGGTGGTTTGGACCCAGGAGGGATTGATTTTGCCGTCGAGCGGTCACTTGATACGATAATGGACTTGGCGACAGCCTTTGACGTGGATGTTGATATTCATTTACATGATCGTGGTCGTTTAGGCACGTATACTTATGTGACATGGCTAGATTTGGTAGAAGAAAATAAGTACCAAGGGCGGAGTGCAATCAGTCATGGTTTTGCATTAGGCGACGTGTCTCTAGCTGAACAAAATGAGTTGATTAAGCGTATGTTTGAGCAACAAGTCACTTTGATGTCGACTATCCCGATAGGGCAGAAAAAAGCTCTGCCACCAATTGATAAATTACGCGCAGCTAATGCTAATGTATTCTTAGGTTGTGATGGTTTCTTTGATTCTTGGAGTTCATATGTTTCTAGTGATTTACTTGGAAAAGCAGCTAATTTTTGTCAATTAACAGGTAAAATGACGGAAGTTGATATTAGCCGCACGATTGATCTAGTTACAGGTGGATGCAAGGTTTACCAAGATAATCAAGAACCTTGGTTAAAAGTTGGCGAAAAAGCTAATTTATTATTGACGGAGAGTACCTCTACGGCAGAGTTAATTGCGCGTCAACCACAAAAACGTACAGTGATCTTAAATGGTCAGTGGGTTAAACCGGTTATCAAATCATATTAG
- a CDS encoding LytTR family DNA-binding domain-containing protein, whose translation MKVNYQWNQDMSKNEIDIISHPANELLLSRLKQSVTQHLLSVIDPRNNRTVMLNVTDIEVIETLGHLSFIITRTGESYHYQKRLKDLTYLEAYNLVRINQSTILNLDELVSFTVEQHARLEVCTKNGNQYIVSRHYAKKIKERLS comes from the coding sequence ATGAAAGTTAATTATCAATGGAATCAAGACATGTCAAAAAATGAAATTGACATTATTAGTCACCCGGCTAATGAATTGCTATTAAGCCGCTTGAAACAATCAGTCACACAACATTTATTGTCAGTCATTGACCCTCGTAATAATCGGACCGTCATGCTGAATGTTACAGATATTGAAGTTATTGAGACACTTGGACACCTCAGTTTTATAATAACTCGTACGGGTGAATCGTATCATTATCAAAAAAGACTAAAGGATTTAACCTATCTTGAAGCATACAATCTAGTCAGAATTAACCAATCGACTATTTTAAATTTGGACGAACTAGTTAGTTTCACTGTTGAGCAACATGCTAGATTAGAAGTTTGCACCAAAAATGGGAACCAATACATTGTCAGCCGCCACTACGCTAAAAAAATTAAGGAGAGATTATCATGA
- a CDS encoding SAM-dependent methyltransferase has translation MSYIDENKEAWEDAFRQRKSGWGNDVPTNLKNKSDYYVEPCIKKVLDEMDLSNKKIAQFCCNNGRELLSISKHYGIEGTGFDIAENLIQQGVENASILNLPCNFVVTDILKIDGKYEGVYDVILFTVGAITWFEELNDLFRMVSKCLKKDGIMILHDYHPIMNMLPLPYEAEYHAENLTFLENKYFSDEPWIENSGMAYISGEYNSKTFTSFSHSISKIINAIVTSGMEIKLFEEFNYDVGLSDVYNNKGLPLSILLLASLNRKDLI, from the coding sequence ATGAGTTATATAGATGAAAATAAAGAAGCTTGGGAAGATGCCTTTCGACAAAGAAAAAGTGGCTGGGGAAATGATGTTCCTACAAATTTAAAAAACAAATCTGATTATTATGTAGAACCTTGTATAAAAAAGGTATTAGATGAAATGGATTTGTCAAATAAAAAAATAGCCCAGTTCTGTTGCAATAATGGGCGAGAGTTATTATCAATATCTAAGCATTACGGCATTGAAGGAACAGGATTCGATATTGCAGAAAATCTAATCCAGCAAGGAGTCGAAAATGCTAGTATATTAAATCTGCCCTGCAATTTTGTTGTAACAGATATCCTTAAAATAGACGGAAAATATGAAGGAGTATATGATGTAATATTATTTACAGTTGGTGCAATCACATGGTTTGAGGAACTTAATGATTTATTCCGTATGGTGTCAAAATGTTTAAAAAAAGATGGAATAATGATTTTACATGACTATCATCCTATTATGAACATGTTGCCATTACCTTATGAGGCAGAGTATCATGCAGAAAATCTAACTTTTCTTGAAAATAAATATTTTTCAGATGAACCATGGATTGAAAATTCTGGAATGGCGTATATTTCTGGTGAGTATAATTCAAAAACATTTACAAGTTTTTCTCACTCTATTTCAAAAATTATAAATGCCATTGTTACATCTGGAATGGAAATTAAGCTATTTGAAGAATTCAACTATGATGTTGGATTATCTGATGTGTATAATAATAAAGGATTACCCTTATCGATATTATTACTTGCGAGTTTAAATCGAAAAGATTTGATTTGA
- a CDS encoding phosphoenolpyruvate carboxykinase (ATP) — MSSIERFDINDIRKNNPVFSNFKTIIETAFYGNNVSKVTELKKAYELASDSPGTIKTDIPLFKAKEMGLPDDAKVLVFNDGKVFGRTAAARRIIGQPGIDSDYFSGILREAIYQGRYKQFYHGTALVGLDESFMIKTHLMISQGFENNFYSYLLNFQILTEKYQNLYRLSKSYDEGDIYLYADPDWSHPDFPHGLALFDPTHNVAAILGLRYFGELKKATLTLAWAAAHRNNFIACHGGVKQYDLDGEKYTMAVFGLSGSGKSTITLSNHDNKFNMKVLHDDAFIIEKTTGATTALEPSYFDKTQDYPMLDNSIKYFLTCQNVGVTLDKDSNKVLVTEDIRNGNGRAIKSRFIIPNREDHLTEKIDSVFWIMKDDSFPPILKINNPILASIFGLTLATKRSTAENIVSSEDMNKLVVEPFANPFRCYALNEDYQDFKNLFDVGETDCYILNTGYFRGEKVTPAQTLESIEKIVTKKATFKSFGPLADIAYLPVAGHLPDFENTDYINRLSKAMMNRLDFLNQMKTDMAGYNALPEETIEVIEKLMQKLQKD; from the coding sequence ATGAGTAGTATTGAGCGGTTTGATATTAATGACATAAGAAAAAATAATCCTGTCTTCTCTAATTTTAAAACTATCATTGAAACAGCCTTTTATGGAAACAATGTTTCAAAAGTCACTGAATTAAAGAAAGCTTATGAGCTAGCTTCTGACTCTCCTGGAACCATAAAAACAGATATACCACTTTTTAAAGCTAAAGAAATGGGTTTACCAGATGATGCCAAAGTTCTCGTATTTAATGATGGAAAAGTATTTGGAAGGACGGCTGCTGCGAGAAGAATCATTGGGCAACCAGGTATTGATTCGGACTATTTTAGTGGTATTTTAAGAGAAGCTATTTATCAAGGACGTTATAAACAATTTTATCACGGAACGGCATTAGTTGGCTTAGACGAATCATTTATGATTAAAACGCACTTAATGATTTCACAAGGTTTTGAAAATAATTTTTACTCTTATTTACTTAATTTTCAAATACTCACTGAAAAATATCAAAATTTATATCGTTTATCAAAAAGCTATGATGAGGGAGATATTTATCTCTATGCTGACCCTGACTGGAGTCATCCAGATTTTCCACATGGACTCGCTCTATTTGATCCAACGCATAACGTAGCAGCTATTCTTGGTTTACGTTACTTTGGTGAATTAAAAAAAGCGACATTGACCTTGGCTTGGGCTGCTGCACATCGGAATAATTTTATTGCCTGTCATGGAGGTGTTAAACAATATGATTTGGACGGAGAGAAATATACTATGGCAGTATTTGGTTTGTCAGGTTCTGGTAAATCAACAATTACTCTTTCCAATCACGACAATAAATTTAATATGAAAGTATTACATGATGACGCTTTTATTATTGAAAAAACTACTGGTGCTACAACGGCGCTAGAGCCTAGCTACTTTGATAAAACACAAGATTATCCCATGTTAGATAACAGTATTAAATACTTTTTAACTTGTCAAAATGTAGGTGTGACCCTTGACAAAGATAGTAATAAAGTTCTTGTGACTGAAGATATTAGAAACGGCAACGGCCGAGCAATTAAGTCTCGCTTTATTATCCCAAATAGAGAAGATCATTTGACTGAAAAAATTGATAGCGTATTTTGGATTATGAAAGATGATAGCTTCCCACCTATTCTTAAAATCAACAACCCTATCTTAGCTTCCATCTTTGGATTAACGCTAGCAACAAAACGTTCGACTGCTGAAAATATTGTATCCAGTGAGGATATGAATAAATTGGTCGTTGAACCATTTGCTAACCCATTTAGATGTTACGCATTAAATGAAGATTATCAAGATTTCAAAAACTTATTTGATGTTGGGGAGACAGACTGCTATATTTTAAATACAGGTTATTTTAGAGGAGAAAAAGTGACCCCTGCTCAAACACTAGAAAGTATTGAAAAAATAGTCACTAAAAAAGCTACTTTTAAGAGTTTTGGGCCATTAGCAGATATCGCTTATTTACCAGTAGCTGGTCATCTTCCTGATTTTGAAAATACTGATTATATTAATAGACTCTCAAAAGCCATGATGAATCGTTTGGATTTTTTAAATCAAATGAAAACGGACATGGCTGGTTATAATGCTTTACCAGAAGAAACCATAGAAGTGATTGAGAAATTAATGCAAAAATTGCAGAAAGATTAA